Proteins encoded together in one Marinobacter salsuginis window:
- a CDS encoding ABC transporter ATP-binding protein, whose protein sequence is MLVLEDVHTHYGKIEALHGVSVEVKKGEIVSLIGANGAGKTTLLMTVCGNPQASSGRIFLEGREITREPTAQIMRSGIAIVPEGRRIFSGLTVEENLHMGGFFNTKTEIRKSIDHVYELFPRLQEREHQRAGTMSGGEQQMLAIGRALMSKPRMIILDEPSLGLAPLVIKQIFEIIGQLREEGITVFLVEQNAHQALNLADRGYVLETGKIRLHDTGKNLLENPDVQNAYLGG, encoded by the coding sequence ATGCTAGTACTAGAAGATGTCCATACCCATTACGGCAAGATCGAGGCCTTGCACGGCGTGTCTGTCGAGGTCAAAAAGGGTGAGATCGTCTCGCTGATCGGCGCCAACGGCGCGGGCAAGACTACCCTGCTGATGACCGTTTGCGGGAATCCCCAGGCCAGCTCAGGTCGCATTTTCCTGGAGGGCCGTGAGATCACCCGCGAACCCACCGCCCAGATCATGCGCTCCGGCATTGCCATCGTTCCCGAAGGACGGCGGATATTCTCAGGCCTCACCGTTGAGGAAAACCTCCATATGGGTGGTTTTTTCAACACCAAGACGGAAATCCGCAAGAGTATCGATCACGTCTATGAGCTCTTTCCGCGTCTTCAGGAGCGGGAACATCAGCGTGCCGGCACCATGTCCGGCGGTGAGCAGCAAATGCTCGCCATCGGGCGGGCCCTGATGAGCAAGCCGCGCATGATCATCCTCGACGAGCCCTCCCTGGGCCTGGCACCGCTGGTGATCAAGCAGATTTTCGAGATCATCGGCCAGCTTCGCGAGGAAGGCATCACCGTCTTCCTGGTCGAGCAGAATGCCCACCAGGCGCTGAATCTGGCTGACCGGGGCTACGTGTTGGAAACCGGCAAGATTCGCCTGCACGACACAGGCAAGAATCTGCTGGAAAACCCGGATGTCCAGAACGCCTATCTGGGCGGTTGA
- a CDS encoding DUF3015 domain-containing protein codes for MKKLIAGAILLGASSMAFAQPGCGVGAMIWKGQSGIAPHVLAATTNGTFGNQTFGMTTGTLGCQTNQSVQSMAMYMDSNIDKVARDMSRGSGENLDTLAVLLGVDEADRDTFRKVLQDNFATIFPSSDTTSGEAVDAIVALLEKNESLSKYVAA; via the coding sequence ATGAAAAAACTGATCGCAGGTGCAATTCTTCTTGGTGCTTCCTCCATGGCCTTTGCCCAACCGGGTTGTGGTGTAGGCGCCATGATCTGGAAAGGACAGTCCGGTATTGCCCCCCACGTACTGGCTGCAACCACCAACGGAACCTTTGGTAACCAGACCTTCGGTATGACCACAGGCACCCTTGGCTGCCAGACCAACCAGTCTGTTCAATCCATGGCCATGTACATGGACAGCAACATCGACAAGGTTGCCCGTGACATGTCCCGCGGTTCCGGTGAAAACCTCGATACCCTTGCGGTATTGCTGGGCGTGGACGAAGCTGACCGTGACACCTTCCGCAAGGTGCTGCAGGACAACTTTGCCACCATCTTCCCGAGCTCTGACACCACCTCCGGCGAAGCGGTCGATGCCATCGTCGCGCTGCTGGAGAAAAACGAGTCACTCAGCAAATACGTAGCAGCCTGA
- a CDS encoding DUF4105 domain-containing protein, with protein MGNMLRIGPVLIWLAVSLPTQADTPADTSELHLDPAWLTLIHYQPDTFGDGYTSQADDPAFFLSEDGKHSPKSELQATLEAIQKPGEGDDHARCQFPARTTWLQQELNLALPEVSCPGYQEWSETLNTETVTLVFAASYLNSPSSMFGHTFLRLDPPQDDEETNLLLANTISYAADAAAHDSELLFAYKGIFGGYPGITTVQPYYEKIRLYSDIEHRDLWEYKLNLTQEEVDLMIAHAWEIRDRNFDYYFFDENCAYRLLALIDIARPGTDLLGEVSTHAIPSDTVRWVVDKDLVSDVYYRPSAATSVAYSLSTLPDDHQTLAAAIANGYVDAEANEVSSLPAEQRAHILDATYDYVRYKSEADGWPREIAAPLSHDLLRERSQINNVAPPEEPPKPIVRDDQGHDTFRMSLGAGQLAHREFTQLTLRPAYHDVLDPPDGYRSGAQLQFLRLDARLYTDNNELQLEQLTGVEIRSLSPRNAFFSPLSWQVGFGGRRTDTGNDRVLTPYLEGGAGGSWSLGHQTQAFAIATADLEIDDDLRRGYDAAPGADIGLLHQNNQFSLLAGANTKAWIVSSQHRQDKLYAKANWHIGREFSLFAEFTREGHYDRYQSTWQAGLHAYF; from the coding sequence ATGGGCAACATGCTTCGCATTGGGCCAGTCCTGATCTGGCTCGCAGTCAGCCTGCCAACCCAGGCCGATACTCCTGCAGATACATCCGAGCTCCATCTTGACCCTGCCTGGCTCACACTGATCCATTACCAGCCCGACACCTTCGGCGATGGCTACACCAGCCAGGCAGACGACCCGGCCTTTTTTCTCAGCGAAGACGGCAAGCACTCGCCAAAGTCAGAGCTGCAGGCCACTCTGGAGGCAATACAGAAACCCGGCGAGGGTGATGACCACGCACGCTGCCAGTTTCCGGCAAGAACCACCTGGCTGCAGCAAGAGCTGAATCTGGCGCTGCCCGAAGTCAGCTGTCCCGGGTATCAGGAATGGTCTGAGACGCTCAACACCGAAACCGTGACCCTGGTGTTCGCCGCCTCCTACCTGAACAGCCCGTCTTCTATGTTCGGTCACACGTTCCTGCGCCTGGACCCGCCCCAGGACGACGAGGAAACCAATCTGCTGCTGGCCAACACGATTTCCTACGCAGCGGATGCTGCCGCTCACGACAGTGAACTACTGTTTGCCTACAAGGGTATTTTTGGCGGCTATCCCGGAATAACCACCGTCCAGCCCTACTACGAAAAAATACGGCTGTACTCGGACATCGAGCATCGGGACCTGTGGGAGTACAAACTGAACCTCACCCAGGAAGAAGTGGACCTGATGATCGCCCACGCCTGGGAAATCAGGGATCGTAACTTTGACTACTATTTCTTCGACGAGAACTGTGCCTACCGCCTGCTGGCACTGATAGACATCGCGCGCCCCGGCACAGACCTTCTGGGCGAAGTAAGCACTCACGCCATTCCCTCGGACACCGTCCGCTGGGTAGTGGACAAGGACCTGGTCAGCGATGTGTATTACCGGCCGTCAGCCGCCACCTCCGTGGCCTACAGCCTCTCCACCCTGCCCGACGACCACCAGACCCTCGCGGCGGCCATTGCCAACGGTTATGTAGACGCCGAAGCCAATGAGGTGAGCTCGCTGCCAGCCGAACAGCGAGCCCATATACTGGACGCCACCTACGATTATGTTCGCTATAAAAGCGAGGCCGACGGCTGGCCCCGGGAAATCGCGGCGCCACTCTCCCATGACCTTTTGCGAGAGCGCAGCCAGATCAACAACGTCGCGCCGCCGGAAGAACCGCCCAAGCCGATTGTGAGGGACGACCAGGGCCACGACACCTTCCGAATGAGCCTCGGGGCAGGCCAACTGGCACACAGGGAATTCACTCAATTGACCCTGCGCCCGGCCTACCACGACGTGCTCGACCCGCCTGACGGTTACCGAAGCGGTGCCCAGCTCCAGTTCTTGCGACTCGACGCACGCCTGTATACCGACAACAACGAGCTGCAACTGGAACAGCTCACCGGCGTGGAAATCCGCTCGTTGAGCCCGCGGAACGCCTTTTTCTCGCCACTGTCATGGCAGGTCGGGTTTGGTGGCCGCCGCACTGACACTGGCAACGACCGGGTTCTTACCCCCTATCTCGAAGGCGGTGCAGGCGGCAGCTGGAGCCTTGGGCATCAGACCCAGGCGTTTGCCATCGCTACCGCCGACCTGGAAATCGACGACGACCTGCGCCGCGGCTACGATGCTGCCCCGGGCGCTGACATCGGCCTGCTCCATCAGAACAACCAGTTCAGCCTGCTAGCCGGTGCCAATACCAAGGCCTGGATCGTCAGCAGCCAGCATCGCCAGGACAAGCTCTACGCGAAAGCCAACTGGCACATTGGCCGGGAATTCAGCCTGTTTGCCGAATTCACCCGGGAAGGCCACTACGACAGGTACCAGAGCACATGGCAAGCCGGACTACACGCCTACTTCTGA
- a CDS encoding alpha/beta hydrolase, with amino-acid sequence MASRTTRLLLIVANARMPGLLAALLLLSGCSSVFFYPDRVTYITPDRLNLEYEDIYLDTADGETLHGWWLPAETPENDARGTVYFLHGNAQNISSHILNVAWLPERGYNVFTIDYRGYGQSTGDPDIEGALHDVETGLRWLVAQPQVSERPLYILGQSLGGGLGIALASEWTQREEQPRLDGVILDGTFSGFRKIAREKLGGFWLTWPLQIPLSWTIPDDYEGVDHIPRISPVPVMVIHSVRDGIIPFHHGEALYEAAEQPREFLQTDTPHGATFVIPRYRKEMIRFMEGGK; translated from the coding sequence ATGGCAAGCCGGACTACACGCCTACTTCTGATCGTCGCCAACGCCCGGATGCCTGGGCTCCTGGCTGCACTTCTTCTGCTTTCCGGCTGCAGCAGCGTCTTCTTCTACCCGGACCGGGTCACCTACATCACCCCGGACCGGTTAAACCTCGAGTACGAGGACATCTACCTGGACACCGCCGACGGTGAAACTCTCCACGGCTGGTGGCTCCCTGCAGAAACGCCTGAGAATGACGCCAGGGGCACCGTTTACTTCCTCCACGGCAACGCCCAGAACATCAGCAGCCATATCCTGAACGTGGCGTGGTTGCCCGAGAGAGGCTACAACGTCTTTACCATCGACTATCGGGGCTACGGCCAATCCACCGGCGACCCCGATATCGAAGGTGCCCTGCACGACGTGGAAACCGGCCTGCGCTGGCTGGTTGCACAACCGCAAGTCAGTGAACGGCCACTGTACATTCTGGGCCAGAGCCTCGGCGGGGGCCTGGGTATTGCTCTGGCCAGTGAGTGGACCCAGAGGGAGGAACAGCCCCGGCTGGACGGTGTCATCCTGGACGGTACCTTCTCCGGCTTTCGCAAGATCGCCCGGGAGAAATTGGGTGGATTCTGGCTTACCTGGCCACTCCAGATTCCGCTGAGCTGGACTATTCCTGACGACTATGAGGGTGTGGATCATATTCCCAGGATCAGCCCGGTTCCGGTTATGGTAATCCACAGCGTGCGGGACGGAATTATTCCGTTCCATCATGGCGAAGCACTGTATGAAGCTGCGGAGCAGCCCAGGGAGTTTTTGCAGACGGATACGCCACATGGGGCGACGTTTGTGATTCCCAGGTATCGAAAAGAGATGATTCGGTTTATGGAGGGCGGCAAATAA
- the pnp gene encoding polyribonucleotide nucleotidyltransferase — protein MKPFKKSFELGGKTVTLETGRIARQATGSVLVTVDDISVLGTVVGAKEAKPGQPFFPLTVNYFEKTYAVGKIPGGFFKREGRPSEKETLTSRLIDRPIRPLFPNGFMNEVQVITTVMSSSKNQDPDIAAMLAASAALAISGIPFDGPIGASRVGYTNERGYFLNPTFEELETSLLDMVVAGTEDAVLMVESEAKGLTEDQMLGGVLYGHQEMQTAVAAIKEFAAEIGKPRWDWQPEPENTELLNAIKAEFAGAIEEAYGIRDKMARYERLGEVKAAAVEKLAGEEEGQPSEDEVKKYFGKIEKSVVRQQVIDGKPRIDGRDNKTVRPIEIEVGVLPSVHGSALFTRGETQAIVTTTLGTSRDVQIIDALEGERKDPFLFHYNFPPYSVGEAGRVGSPGRREVGHGRLAKRGVLAVMPTLEEFPYAIRAVSEITESNGSSSMASVCGSSLALMDAGVPIKAPVAGIAMGLVKEGDKFAVLTDILGDEDHLGDMDFKVAGTQEGVTALQMDIKINGITDEIMEIALEQAHAARLHILGEMNKVIATPRAELSARAPSITTIKINPEKIRDVIGKGGSTIRAICDETGASIDLDDDGNVKIYADNQEAAQAAVNRVKEITAEIEVGAIYKGRVERIVDFGAFVNILPGKDGLVHISQISDRRIENVTDELSEGQEVLVKVLDVDNRGRVKLSMKEIKEGDQPTDFSA, from the coding sequence CTGAAACCTTTCAAGAAATCATTTGAGCTGGGCGGCAAGACCGTCACTCTGGAAACCGGCCGTATTGCTCGTCAGGCAACCGGTTCCGTACTGGTAACCGTCGATGACATTTCCGTTCTCGGTACCGTTGTCGGCGCGAAAGAAGCCAAGCCAGGCCAGCCGTTCTTCCCGCTGACCGTTAACTACTTCGAGAAGACCTACGCCGTGGGCAAAATCCCGGGTGGTTTCTTCAAGCGCGAAGGTCGTCCTTCCGAGAAGGAAACCCTGACTTCCCGCCTGATCGACCGTCCGATTCGTCCGCTGTTCCCGAACGGCTTCATGAACGAAGTCCAGGTCATCACCACGGTCATGTCCTCCAGCAAGAACCAGGATCCGGATATTGCCGCGATGCTGGCTGCGTCTGCGGCCCTGGCCATTTCAGGTATTCCCTTCGATGGTCCCATCGGCGCATCCCGCGTGGGTTACACCAACGAGCGCGGTTACTTCCTGAACCCGACCTTCGAAGAGTTGGAAACCTCCCTGCTGGACATGGTCGTAGCCGGTACGGAAGACGCGGTGCTGATGGTTGAGTCCGAAGCCAAGGGCCTGACCGAAGACCAGATGCTGGGCGGTGTGCTCTATGGCCACCAGGAAATGCAGACAGCGGTTGCCGCTATCAAGGAATTCGCTGCTGAGATTGGCAAGCCCCGTTGGGACTGGCAGCCGGAGCCGGAAAACACCGAACTGCTGAATGCCATCAAGGCCGAGTTCGCCGGTGCCATTGAGGAAGCCTACGGTATCCGTGACAAGATGGCCCGCTATGAGCGTCTGGGCGAGGTGAAAGCCGCTGCAGTTGAAAAACTGGCCGGTGAAGAGGAAGGTCAGCCTTCCGAAGACGAAGTCAAAAAGTACTTCGGCAAGATCGAGAAGAGCGTGGTTCGCCAGCAGGTTATCGATGGCAAGCCCCGGATCGACGGTCGTGACAACAAGACTGTCCGTCCGATCGAAATCGAAGTGGGCGTTCTGCCCAGCGTTCACGGCTCCGCCCTGTTTACCCGTGGCGAGACCCAGGCCATCGTGACCACCACACTGGGTACGTCCCGCGATGTGCAGATCATCGATGCCCTGGAAGGTGAACGCAAGGATCCGTTCCTGTTCCACTACAACTTCCCTCCGTACTCCGTGGGTGAAGCTGGTCGTGTTGGCTCACCGGGCCGCCGCGAAGTGGGCCACGGTCGTCTGGCCAAGCGTGGTGTTCTGGCGGTCATGCCGACCCTGGAAGAATTCCCGTACGCCATCCGTGCGGTTTCCGAGATCACCGAGTCCAACGGTTCCAGCTCCATGGCCTCGGTCTGTGGTTCCAGCCTGGCACTGATGGACGCGGGCGTACCTATCAAGGCACCGGTTGCCGGTATCGCCATGGGTCTGGTCAAGGAAGGCGACAAGTTTGCGGTTCTGACCGACATCCTGGGTGACGAGGATCACCTGGGTGACATGGACTTCAAGGTTGCCGGTACCCAGGAGGGCGTCACTGCCCTGCAGATGGATATCAAGATCAACGGCATCACTGATGAGATCATGGAGATCGCGCTTGAGCAGGCTCACGCAGCGCGTCTGCACATCCTTGGCGAGATGAACAAGGTTATCGCTACCCCGCGTGCCGAGCTGTCTGCCCGCGCTCCGAGCATCACCACCATCAAGATCAACCCGGAGAAGATCCGCGACGTTATCGGTAAGGGCGGCTCTACTATCCGTGCGATCTGTGACGAGACCGGTGCTTCCATCGATCTGGATGATGACGGCAACGTGAAGATCTACGCCGACAACCAGGAAGCTGCCCAGGCGGCGGTGAACCGGGTCAAGGAAATCACGGCCGAGATCGAAGTGGGTGCTATCTATAAGGGCCGCGTTGAGCGCATTGTGGACTTCGGTGCCTTTGTTAACATCCTTCCTGGCAAGGATGGTCTGGTGCACATTTCCCAGATCTCTGATCGCCGCATCGAGAACGTGACTGACGAGCTGAGCGAAGGTCAGGAAGTTCTGGTGAAGGTGCTGGATGTGGACAACCGTGGTCGCGTGAAGCTGTCCATGAAGGAAATCAAGGAAGGCGATCAGCCGACCGATTTCTCTGCCTAA